The proteins below come from a single Mugil cephalus isolate CIBA_MC_2020 chromosome 7, CIBA_Mcephalus_1.1, whole genome shotgun sequence genomic window:
- the stard3nl gene encoding STARD3 N-terminal-like protein — protein MDSACSGSVDSRAARGSGPINAAAVSVRVESYEAGEKKCISDVRRTFCLFVTFDLLFITLLWIIELNVNGGIQNQLEKEVLHYDYHASFFDIFLLAVFRFAALILAYAVCKLRHWWAIAITTAVSCAFLIAKVILSKLLSQGAFGYLLPIISFLLAWIETWLLDFKVLPQEAVDENRYQSIMDATERAPLVGPGPLSDGPFYSPPESLADSDEELDDKHDPEKGLIQQVT, from the exons ATGGACAGCGCGTGCAGCGGCAGCGTCGACTCGCGGGCGGCCAGGGGGTCCGGGCCCATCAACGCCGCGGCGGTCTCCGTGAGGGTGGAGTCGTACGAAGCCGGAGAGAAGAAGTGCATCTCAGACGTGAGGAGGACCTTCTGCCTCTTCGTCACCTTCGACCTCTTGTTCATCACCTTGCTCTGGATCATAGAGCTCAAC GTGAACGGTGGCATTCAGAATCAGCTGGAAAAAGAAGTCCTGCATTATGACTACCACGCCTCCTTCTTCGACATCTTT ctCCTGGCTGTTTTCAGGTTCGCCGCCCTCATCCTGGCCTACGCCGTCTGTAAGCTCCGTCACTGGTGGGCCATCGCG atCACCACTGCAGTCAGTTGTGCGTTCCTGATAGCCAAAGTCATTTTGTCTAAG ctgctgtcTCAGGGGGCCTTCGGGTACCTGCTGCCCATCATCTCCTTCCTGTTGGCCTGGATAGAAACGTGGCTGCTGGACTTCAAGGTCCTGCCTCAGGAGGCCGTAGACGAAAATA gataTCAGTCCATCATGGACGCCACAGAGCGAGCTCCTCTGGTGGGTCCGGGTCCTTTATCTGACGGACCGTTCTACTCTCCACCGGAGTCTTTGGCGG ACTCTGACGAGGAACTGGACGACAAACACGATCCTGAGAAAGGCCTCATTCAGCAGGTGACTTAA